From Posidoniimonas polymericola, a single genomic window includes:
- a CDS encoding SIR2 family protein, translated as MSILDPLVALSLSLAEHPGQFAVLLGSGASRSAGIPTGWEVILELTRRVAIASGEETEPEDLEQWYRDKFGAEPNYSALLEEVASRPAERMSLLRQFFEPTEEERAEGKKLPTAAHRAIAKLVAAGVVKIIITTNFDRLIEQALEAEGIQPVVVSSADHVQGMMPVQHLPCLVVKVHGDYLDTRILNTESELATYDQALADLLNRLFSEYSLVACGWSGEWDKALVDAIDRSVNRFTLYFLGRGQPGEAAAGLLHRRRGVLVPIASADAAFEQIVSKVDALRSGRKAHPLSAELAAAEAKRAIARPDGFIGLHDLIIREATRVFDAIGPDSYPVQGASPKADTYRERAEIFCASSAGLAAMANACGAWGDDRAIRLVQRIIRLFAERPGPDYSHKQWWHDLSRYPGTLVMYAAGMAALHEDRLSTVIDLATTRIRIRDNEYPAVMRIAPEDLLQLGEALSPLDQARHKTPYSNWTENIIGPTIHLVLGRDVDLLRLFDRFEVYLGLTSRSLGGPVFDCNYQWRGEARTEGNAYLEEERTALESQGGEHPLLKAGLFDQDTNRLSAAIDDLQGASTRMSFR; from the coding sequence TTGTCGATCCTCGACCCCCTCGTCGCACTGTCACTCTCACTGGCCGAACACCCTGGGCAATTCGCTGTCTTGCTTGGCTCAGGAGCATCTCGCAGCGCAGGTATTCCCACTGGCTGGGAGGTGATCCTTGAGCTAACCAGACGCGTAGCTATCGCGTCTGGAGAAGAGACCGAGCCAGAGGACCTCGAACAGTGGTACCGCGACAAGTTCGGCGCTGAGCCCAACTACTCGGCTCTCTTGGAAGAGGTCGCGAGCAGGCCCGCGGAGCGAATGTCCTTGCTTCGGCAGTTCTTTGAGCCAACCGAGGAAGAGAGGGCGGAGGGCAAGAAGCTTCCCACCGCAGCCCACCGAGCAATCGCCAAGCTGGTGGCCGCGGGCGTTGTGAAAATCATCATCACAACGAACTTCGACCGCCTCATCGAACAGGCACTCGAGGCCGAGGGGATCCAGCCCGTTGTCGTTTCCTCGGCCGACCACGTTCAAGGAATGATGCCAGTTCAGCATTTGCCCTGCTTGGTGGTGAAGGTGCACGGAGACTACCTCGACACCCGGATCCTGAACACCGAATCGGAACTGGCGACCTACGATCAAGCCCTGGCCGATCTTCTCAATCGACTCTTCTCGGAGTACAGCTTGGTTGCCTGCGGCTGGTCTGGGGAGTGGGACAAGGCGCTCGTGGATGCCATCGATCGGTCAGTGAATCGCTTTACGCTCTACTTTCTCGGGCGTGGGCAACCGGGAGAGGCGGCCGCTGGTCTCCTGCATCGCCGAAGGGGAGTGCTAGTGCCAATCGCTTCAGCCGATGCCGCTTTCGAACAGATTGTGTCAAAGGTGGACGCCCTTCGCTCGGGACGGAAGGCTCACCCATTGTCGGCTGAATTGGCTGCAGCCGAGGCCAAGCGTGCCATAGCTCGGCCCGACGGTTTCATCGGCCTTCACGACTTGATAATCCGTGAGGCAACTCGCGTCTTTGACGCAATTGGTCCGGATTCGTATCCCGTTCAAGGTGCTAGCCCGAAGGCCGACACCTATCGGGAACGGGCGGAAATCTTCTGCGCTTCGTCGGCTGGTTTAGCAGCCATGGCGAACGCTTGCGGTGCCTGGGGCGATGATAGAGCCATTCGGCTAGTGCAACGAATAATCCGCCTGTTTGCAGAACGCCCCGGCCCGGATTACTCCCACAAGCAATGGTGGCACGACTTGTCGAGGTATCCAGGAACGCTAGTGATGTACGCTGCCGGAATGGCTGCTCTTCACGAGGACCGATTGTCCACGGTGATCGATCTAGCAACGACAAGGATCCGAATCCGCGACAACGAGTATCCCGCGGTCATGCGAATCGCACCGGAAGATCTGCTCCAATTGGGCGAAGCGTTGTCACCACTGGACCAAGCAAGACACAAAACGCCGTACAGCAACTGGACAGAGAACATCATCGGGCCGACGATCCATCTTGTGCTGGGACGGGATGTTGACCTATTGAGGCTTTTCGACCGATTCGAGGTCTACCTCGGCCTGACTTCCAGGTCTCTAGGTGGCCCCGTATTCGATTGCAACTACCAGTGGCGGGGAGAAGCGAGAACCGAGGGCAACGCTTATCTCGAGGAAGAGCGGACGGCGTTGGAGAGCCAAGGTGGTGAGCATCCACTCCTAAAGGCCGGGCTCTTCGATCAAGACACCAACAGACTCTCGGCCGCAATCGACGACTTGCAGGGCGCATCCACCAGAATGTCGTTCAGGTAG
- a CDS encoding AlbA family DNA-binding domain-containing protein: MSLWSKDINAISFDDVLEFCEAELPEGTELDYKQELTKDIWQVVGAMANTRGGLVIIGVAEEKETATPQLPLCGIALERGIEARIIQLCRDRLSPPVLPEISKPLLLPGAADRCAVVVRVPLSPLAPHASRNRPEIRVRTGSLSNPEELAAVDRIVEMLRTRREWELTRGKLIDVSQHRLSIVVDANEGQEQSSPHTPMLITGYVAPTFSAGPVCDRDTVFRQSAHGSRRRVPGGVLWHYGSKATHFGTWGEVVKAEAMLPSPQVQEPTIYLYWILEFLRELFEASKEFYSNDGVSAAGPLRAGIAFKGCRGFQAKAGRWDAGKPLLDDEFRIDTDLEAHDLLDSEPRTTPMPEYLHGLLGDIAFAWDCGEPPADWAPRW, encoded by the coding sequence GTGAGCCTTTGGTCTAAGGACATCAACGCCATAAGCTTCGACGACGTGCTCGAGTTCTGCGAGGCAGAGCTGCCCGAAGGGACGGAGCTCGACTACAAGCAAGAGCTCACCAAGGACATCTGGCAGGTCGTTGGGGCGATGGCGAACACGCGAGGGGGCCTAGTCATCATCGGAGTCGCGGAGGAGAAGGAAACAGCGACCCCACAGCTGCCGCTGTGCGGAATTGCACTCGAAAGAGGCATTGAAGCCAGGATCATTCAGCTTTGCCGCGATCGGCTTTCCCCGCCGGTCCTGCCGGAGATCTCTAAACCGCTTCTACTTCCGGGCGCTGCGGATCGATGTGCGGTCGTCGTCCGCGTGCCGCTCAGTCCGCTGGCGCCGCATGCGAGCCGCAACAGGCCAGAGATCCGAGTTCGCACCGGAAGCCTCAGTAATCCGGAAGAATTGGCCGCGGTCGACCGGATTGTCGAGATGCTGCGAACTCGCCGCGAGTGGGAGCTGACACGCGGGAAGCTGATAGATGTTAGCCAGCATCGCCTCTCCATTGTGGTGGACGCGAACGAAGGCCAGGAGCAATCATCCCCCCATACCCCGATGCTCATCACCGGGTATGTCGCGCCGACGTTTTCCGCGGGACCCGTATGCGATCGCGACACCGTGTTCCGCCAGAGTGCCCACGGGAGCAGGCGGCGTGTGCCTGGCGGTGTCTTGTGGCACTACGGTTCCAAAGCAACGCACTTTGGCACCTGGGGGGAAGTGGTCAAAGCCGAGGCCATGCTGCCCAGCCCACAGGTGCAGGAGCCGACGATCTACCTGTACTGGATTCTCGAGTTCCTTCGAGAGCTCTTTGAAGCGTCCAAGGAGTTCTATTCGAACGATGGAGTCAGTGCTGCGGGCCCACTTCGCGCAGGGATTGCGTTCAAAGGCTGCCGCGGATTTCAGGCGAAAGCTGGACGCTGGGATGCCGGTAAGCCTCTCCTAGATGATGAGTTCAGAATCGACACCGATCTTGAGGCACACGACCTGCTCGACTCAGAGCCTCGAACGACACCAATGCCGGAGTACCTCCATGGCCTCTTAGGCGACATTGCGTTTGCCTGGGACTGTGGCGAACCGCCCGCCGACTGGGCTCCACGCTGGTAG
- a CDS encoding tyrosine-type recombinase/integrase, whose protein sequence is MKAWVFQDPKQKTKHGEKKCPWSVGWYDERGRKKSKSVGPKSTAKAYARKLEGESAAGLLKSRERLKWAEFVTRFEEGHLDTLAARSREEYKTSLGQFNRICRPGYVEQVDAAMVDEFRAKRLKEGVGPATVNKDLRHLKVAMNKARKWRLIGERVEFEMLREPERDPEYVDDDAFAKLYNACDQMTLPAGKHYPAPDWWRALLVFAYLTGWRIGQIMALRRDDVDFGAGTAFVEADKTKGKRDARVDLPKPVVDHLKGIAGFDDLLFAWPHHTRTLYAHFANLKKAAKVEYSGAFHRFRFGFCNANVDALPADVLQQLMQHQDAKTTKLYVNRAARLRRQGTADLIHVPEILTKKA, encoded by the coding sequence ATGAAAGCGTGGGTATTCCAAGATCCGAAGCAGAAGACCAAGCACGGCGAGAAGAAGTGCCCGTGGTCGGTCGGATGGTATGACGAGCGAGGGCGGAAGAAGTCGAAGAGCGTCGGACCCAAGAGCACGGCTAAGGCGTACGCGCGGAAGCTGGAGGGGGAGTCTGCCGCCGGACTACTGAAGAGCCGGGAGCGGCTGAAGTGGGCGGAATTCGTCACCCGCTTCGAGGAAGGCCACCTAGACACGCTCGCGGCGCGCTCCCGCGAGGAGTACAAGACAAGCCTCGGGCAGTTCAACCGCATCTGCAGGCCGGGGTACGTCGAGCAGGTCGACGCGGCGATGGTTGACGAGTTCCGGGCCAAGCGGCTGAAGGAAGGCGTCGGCCCCGCTACGGTCAACAAAGACCTGCGCCACCTCAAGGTGGCCATGAACAAGGCCCGCAAGTGGCGACTGATCGGCGAGCGGGTCGAATTTGAGATGCTCAGGGAACCCGAGCGAGATCCCGAGTACGTCGACGACGACGCATTCGCCAAGCTGTACAACGCCTGCGACCAGATGACGCTTCCGGCCGGCAAGCACTACCCGGCGCCGGACTGGTGGCGGGCTCTGCTGGTGTTCGCCTACCTGACCGGGTGGCGAATTGGCCAGATCATGGCCCTGCGTCGCGATGACGTCGATTTTGGAGCCGGTACGGCGTTCGTAGAGGCCGACAAGACCAAGGGCAAGAGGGACGCCAGGGTCGATCTCCCGAAGCCCGTGGTGGACCACCTGAAGGGCATTGCAGGCTTCGACGACCTGCTGTTCGCCTGGCCGCACCACACGCGGACTCTCTACGCCCACTTCGCGAACCTGAAGAAGGCCGCCAAGGTCGAATACAGCGGAGCGTTCCACCGCTTCCGCTTCGGCTTCTGTAACGCTAATGTAGACGCCTTGCCCGCCGACGTCCTGCAGCAGCTGATGCAGCATCAGGACGCCAAGACTACCAAGCTGTACGTGAACCGTGCGGCGCGGTTGCGTCGCCAGGGGACCGCGGACCTGATCCACGTTCCGGAGATCCTGACGAAAAAAGCGTAG
- a CDS encoding sigma-70 family RNA polymerase sigma factor, producing MTWAGEADSERVQVFGELLAECHRDLFGFIYSMVQHHSDAEDVYQQVALVLWRKFDEFELGTNFAAWATKVAHLTARDFIRTRRRHAVAFSDEVLEAIAATYNPGKAWRSDDTSDALSVCLKKLPPKDRALVEQCYSPGRDYNQIAEQQGRTIGAIYQAISRVRKSLYHCVKRTLAQEAF from the coding sequence ATGACGTGGGCAGGCGAAGCCGACAGCGAACGGGTGCAGGTGTTCGGCGAGCTGCTCGCCGAGTGCCACCGCGACCTGTTTGGGTTTATTTATTCGATGGTGCAGCACCACTCCGATGCCGAAGACGTCTACCAGCAGGTGGCGCTGGTGCTGTGGCGGAAGTTCGACGAGTTTGAGCTCGGCACCAACTTTGCCGCCTGGGCGACCAAGGTTGCGCACCTTACCGCGCGAGACTTCATCCGCACGCGGCGACGGCACGCGGTCGCGTTCAGCGACGAGGTGCTCGAGGCGATCGCCGCGACCTACAATCCAGGCAAGGCCTGGCGCAGCGACGACACGTCCGACGCGTTGTCGGTGTGCCTCAAGAAGCTTCCTCCGAAGGACCGTGCGTTGGTCGAGCAGTGCTACTCGCCGGGGCGAGATTACAACCAGATTGCCGAGCAGCAGGGGCGGACCATCGGCGCCATCTACCAGGCCATTTCGCGGGTCCGCAAGAGCCTGTACCACTGCGTCAAACGCACCCTCGCCCAGGAGGCGTTCTGA
- a CDS encoding FecR domain-containing protein, with the protein MPIPPQEIEQLIEILSRSWDGRATGDEVDAIEEFVRRYGSAGVEVLMQASSLHLELQRLVESSRVYDLAMDRVRAAAKLQQFAERSANEAMSELAPARRREQRKFPRSGFVWAAAAALLLAVGMPWWISSQSARPDRPAGGNRLVQQSQLIRPSTPVARVVALEDAAWAEGGDIFVGSYIKKGRKLELTAGQAHLSMVCGADIVLQAPCTVRLSADDEVQLEDGTLTAQAAKWATGFVVITQDLRITDLGTRFAVSTSKSGVVEAHVLQGEILAEPMKHRRPRHSSMLLEKGQAIRVNPFKSSIDLIAARNEDFVGEIVDFRPLRPIPMWNTGVGLMPGDTDPHWRLISGSDPHGPYPRDSVVTVGDTRSYKNNKPEVSQWISVAEEGYPGVPPESVHTFETTFELGGYDLDTVYVVGQILVDDAVNELRINGRPVSFKRWVTTWDEFDFKSFHPIEILEGFVEGTNVISIDVYNSPSNPSTPADFNPTGLRVEWQAFGREHR; encoded by the coding sequence ATGCCCATCCCCCCCCAAGAGATCGAGCAACTCATCGAGATCCTGTCCCGCAGTTGGGACGGCCGGGCCACCGGCGACGAGGTCGACGCGATCGAGGAGTTTGTCCGCCGCTACGGCAGTGCGGGCGTCGAGGTGCTGATGCAGGCGTCGAGCCTGCACCTGGAGCTGCAGCGGCTGGTAGAGTCGAGCCGCGTCTACGACCTGGCGATGGACCGCGTCCGCGCGGCGGCCAAGCTGCAGCAGTTCGCCGAGAGGTCCGCCAACGAGGCGATGTCCGAGCTTGCGCCCGCCCGGCGTCGGGAACAGCGGAAGTTCCCCCGATCGGGATTCGTCTGGGCGGCGGCCGCGGCGTTGCTGCTGGCGGTGGGGATGCCCTGGTGGATTAGTAGTCAGTCCGCACGGCCCGACAGGCCGGCGGGCGGGAATCGTCTGGTGCAGCAGTCGCAGCTCATCCGGCCCTCGACCCCGGTGGCGCGGGTCGTGGCGTTGGAGGACGCGGCCTGGGCCGAAGGGGGGGACATCTTCGTCGGCTCGTACATCAAGAAGGGGCGGAAGCTCGAGCTGACGGCGGGCCAGGCGCACCTCAGCATGGTGTGCGGAGCCGACATCGTGCTGCAGGCGCCGTGCACGGTGCGGCTCTCGGCCGACGATGAGGTGCAGCTGGAGGACGGCACGCTGACCGCTCAGGCAGCGAAGTGGGCGACGGGCTTCGTCGTGATCACGCAGGACCTCCGCATCACGGACCTCGGCACACGCTTCGCCGTATCAACCAGCAAGTCGGGGGTCGTCGAGGCGCACGTCCTGCAGGGCGAGATCCTGGCCGAGCCGATGAAGCACCGCCGCCCGCGGCACTCGTCGATGCTGTTGGAGAAGGGGCAGGCGATCCGGGTGAACCCGTTCAAGTCGAGCATCGACCTGATCGCCGCACGCAACGAGGACTTCGTCGGCGAGATTGTTGACTTCCGCCCGCTGCGACCCATCCCGATGTGGAACACCGGGGTCGGCCTCATGCCGGGCGACACGGACCCCCACTGGAGGCTCATCTCCGGCAGCGATCCCCACGGCCCCTACCCACGTGATTCGGTCGTCACGGTCGGCGATACCCGCTCCTACAAGAACAACAAACCCGAGGTGTCGCAGTGGATCTCGGTAGCGGAGGAGGGCTACCCGGGCGTGCCGCCCGAGTCGGTGCACACCTTCGAGACCACCTTTGAACTCGGTGGCTACGACCTCGACACCGTGTACGTCGTGGGCCAGATCCTGGTCGACGACGCCGTCAACGAGCTGCGCATCAACGGCAGGCCGGTGTCGTTCAAGCGTTGGGTCACCACCTGGGACGAGTTCGACTTTAAGAGCTTCCACCCGATCGAGATCCTCGAGGGCTTCGTCGAGGGGACGAACGTCATCTCGATCGACGTCTACAACTCTCCCTCGAACCCGAGCACGCCGGCCGATTTCAACCCGACCGGCCTGCGGGTCGAGTG